The sequence below is a genomic window from Streptomyces sp. NBC_00289.
CGACGTCGGCGCTCCAGGTCGGTTGGCCGCGCTGGTCGTCGACGACGTCGAGGGTGTCCCGGCGGGTCTCCAGGTCGAGCATCGTCCGGACGAAGTTCCCGCCGTGGACGCCGTAGAGCCAGGCGGTGCGCACGACGGCGCTCGCCCCGGGCAGTTCCTCGGCGACGGCCCGCTCCCCCGCCAGCTTGGTGCGGCCGTACGCGGTGCGCGGCGCTGTGGGGTGGTCCTCCGGGTAGGGGGTGGCGCGGGCCTCGCCGGAGAAGACGTAGTCGGTGGAGACGTGCACCAGCCGCGCGCCGTGGGCGGCGCACGCGCGGGCGAGCAGCCGCGGGCCCTCGCCGTTGATCAGCAGCGCCCGCTTCTCGTCCTGCTCGGCGTCGTCGACGGCGGTGTACGCGGCGCAGTTGACCACCACGTCCGGACGGTGCTCGGCGAAGGCGGCGGCGACGCTGTCCGGCAGGGTGATGTCGAGGGCGGCGCGATCGGCTCCCGCCACCTGTTCACCGCGCCGGAGCAGTTCCTCGACCACGTCCCGGCCGAGCATCCCGCCCGCGCCGGTGACCAGCCACTTCATGCACGCTCCCCGCTGACACGTCGCTTGAGGGGCTCCCACCAGTCGCGGTTGTCCCGGTACCAGGCGACGGTGTCCGCGAGGCCGGTCCGGAAGTCGTGGCGCGGCTGGTAGCCCAGCTCGTCACGGGCCTTGGACCAGTCGACGGAGTAGCGCAGGTCGTGGCCCTTGCGGTCCTCGACGTGCTCCACCCGGTCCCAGTCCGCTCCGCAGGCCTCCAGGAGCAGGCCGGTGAGTTCGCGGTTGCTCAGCTCCGTGCCGCCGCCGATGTTGTACA
It includes:
- the rfbD gene encoding dTDP-4-dehydrorhamnose reductase translates to MKWLVTGAGGMLGRDVVEELLRRGEQVAGADRAALDITLPDSVAAAFAEHRPDVVVNCAAYTAVDDAEQDEKRALLINGEGPRLLARACAAHGARLVHVSTDYVFSGEARATPYPEDHPTAPRTAYGRTKLAGERAVAEELPGASAVVRTAWLYGVHGGNFVRTMLDLETRRDTLDVVDDQRGQPTWSADVAERIAELGTRLGRDEGGLGVFHATAAGEATWRDLAQEVFRLVGADPERVRPTDSAAFARPAPRPAYSVLGHDRWREIDLAPPRDWRAALQEALPLIRKEISQ